A section of the Constrictibacter sp. MBR-5 genome encodes:
- a CDS encoding glycoside hydrolase family 15 protein, producing the protein MLAAEPLQTWMDRQFALSARRMAACVSATGLVKHRPGFGMTVVPAPGSVVASPVLADYDPDPDYFFHWIRDSALVMDAAVRLAAAGDETADWAGHIRDHVRFSLGLAGLRGRDVLEHGGPRARARPDFLQFVRPDEELVRVEGDRIPGEVRFAPDGTLDTIRWGRPQHDGPALRALTLMRADAAGFGCDGLEALLRADLDYTADNAGAACIDLWEDVTGRHYHTQIVQFAALRRGATRIAASDPAAAMRRRSAAAVIPPSLEACWSETARCYLSREAADPAGPSQPDIAVVLGVLHAALEGGRHSVLDERVTATLAELARRFAADYAINADRPEGHAPALGRFRGDRYYSGGAYHFATLAAAEFHYRRSRAARSAEDARSECAAGDAYMSTVRRFAREDGALAEQFDQRTGEPSSAKDLGWSHAAFVTAHQARRAAASRG; encoded by the coding sequence ATGCTCGCGGCGGAACCGCTGCAGACCTGGATGGACCGGCAGTTCGCGCTGTCCGCACGACGGATGGCGGCGTGCGTTTCGGCCACCGGCCTGGTCAAGCATCGTCCCGGCTTCGGCATGACGGTGGTGCCGGCGCCGGGCTCGGTCGTCGCCTCGCCGGTGCTCGCCGACTACGACCCGGACCCCGACTATTTCTTCCACTGGATCAGGGACTCGGCCCTGGTCATGGATGCGGCCGTCCGGCTCGCCGCGGCCGGGGACGAAACGGCCGATTGGGCTGGTCACATCCGCGACCATGTCCGGTTCAGCCTCGGCCTCGCGGGTCTGCGCGGACGCGATGTCTTGGAGCACGGCGGCCCGCGCGCCAGGGCGAGGCCCGACTTCCTGCAGTTCGTCCGTCCCGACGAGGAATTGGTACGCGTCGAAGGCGACCGCATTCCCGGCGAGGTCCGTTTCGCTCCGGACGGCACCCTCGACACCATCCGCTGGGGCCGGCCGCAGCACGATGGCCCGGCCCTGCGCGCCCTGACCCTGATGCGCGCCGACGCGGCCGGGTTCGGCTGCGACGGGCTCGAGGCGCTGCTGCGCGCCGACCTGGACTATACCGCCGACAATGCCGGCGCCGCCTGCATCGACCTGTGGGAGGACGTGACCGGCCGGCACTACCACACGCAGATCGTCCAGTTCGCGGCACTTCGGCGCGGTGCCACCCGGATCGCGGCCTCGGATCCGGCGGCGGCCATGCGGCGGCGCTCGGCCGCCGCAGTAATTCCCCCCTCGCTGGAGGCGTGCTGGAGCGAGACGGCCCGATGCTATCTGAGCCGCGAGGCGGCCGATCCGGCGGGCCCGTCCCAGCCCGACATCGCGGTCGTTCTCGGCGTGCTCCACGCGGCCCTGGAGGGCGGCCGGCACAGCGTGCTGGACGAGCGCGTAACCGCGACCCTCGCCGAGCTCGCGCGGCGATTCGCCGCCGACTATGCCATCAACGCCGACCGGCCGGAGGGTCACGCGCCGGCACTCGGCCGCTTCCGCGGCGACCGTTACTACAGCGGCGGCGCCTACCATTTCGCCACGCTGGCCGCGGCGGAATTCCACTACCGCCGCAGCCGGGCCGCCCGGTCGGCCGAGGATGCCCGATCCGAGTGCGCCGCCGGGGACGCCTACATGTCGACCGTCCGGCGGTTTGCCCGCGAAGACGGCGCGCTGGCCGAGCAGTTCGACCAGCGCACCGGCGAACCGTCCTCGGCCAAGGATCTCGGCTGGAGCCATGCCGCCTTCGTCACGGCCCATCAGGCCCGACGGGCCGCGGCATCTCGCGGATAG
- a CDS encoding amidohydrolase/deacetylase family metallohydrolase has product MTDLILRGGRVIDPGRGVDMIADVSFSDGKVEAIGPGLSVKPSTVVQDVSGKIVTPGLIDLHAHVYWGGTSLGVDPGAVAAASGTTTLVDAGSAGPGNFHGFRRFIIEPAPVRVVAYLNLSYAGIYAFSRTVMVGEAQDLRLFDLNECVRVAEANRDLVVGIKVRVGRVASGSMGAAPFELALEVAEQVGLPLMAHLDHPPPTRHDVLPRLRTGDVLTHCFRPFPGGPALPRGGVRPEVLEARARGVIFDVGHGGGSFGFASARAMLDAGFLPDTISSDVHVLSIVGLAPHVLDTMSKFVCLGMDLGDVIRCATVAPAQAINRPELGVLAPGGPGDATVIDIEDGDFVYRDAIGERLDGSKRLACRGMVVGGAWREAVPLPDLSGPPETWF; this is encoded by the coding sequence ATGACGGACCTGATCCTGCGCGGCGGACGGGTGATCGATCCCGGCCGGGGTGTCGACATGATAGCCGATGTCTCGTTCAGCGACGGCAAGGTCGAGGCCATCGGTCCGGGCCTCTCCGTCAAGCCGAGCACCGTCGTCCAGGACGTGTCGGGAAAGATCGTCACTCCGGGCCTGATCGACCTGCACGCTCACGTCTACTGGGGCGGCACCTCGCTCGGCGTCGACCCCGGTGCGGTCGCGGCCGCGAGCGGCACGACGACGCTGGTCGACGCCGGCAGCGCCGGCCCCGGCAACTTCCACGGCTTCCGCCGCTTCATCATCGAGCCGGCGCCGGTCCGCGTGGTCGCCTACCTGAACCTTTCCTATGCCGGCATCTATGCGTTCAGCCGCACCGTCATGGTCGGCGAGGCCCAGGATCTGCGCCTCTTCGACCTCAACGAGTGCGTCCGCGTGGCGGAAGCCAACCGCGACCTCGTCGTCGGCATCAAGGTTCGCGTCGGCCGCGTGGCGAGCGGCAGCATGGGCGCGGCTCCCTTCGAGCTGGCCCTGGAGGTCGCGGAGCAGGTGGGCCTGCCGCTGATGGCGCATCTCGACCATCCGCCGCCGACCCGGCACGACGTCCTGCCGCGCCTGCGCACCGGTGACGTGCTCACGCACTGCTTCCGTCCCTTCCCGGGCGGTCCCGCCCTGCCCCGCGGCGGCGTGCGCCCGGAGGTGCTCGAGGCACGCGCCCGCGGCGTGATCTTCGACGTCGGCCACGGCGGCGGGTCCTTCGGCTTCGCCTCCGCGCGCGCGATGCTCGATGCCGGCTTCCTGCCCGACACGATCAGCAGCGACGTGCACGTCCTCAGCATCGTGGGGCTGGCGCCGCACGTGCTCGACACGATGTCGAAGTTCGTCTGCCTGGGCATGGACCTGGGCGACGTAATTCGCTGTGCCACGGTGGCACCGGCCCAGGCGATCAACCGGCCGGAACTCGGCGTATTGGCACCGGGCGGCCCCGGCGATGCGACGGTGATCGACATCGAAGACGGCGACTTCGTCTATCGCGACGCGATCGGCGAGCGACTCGACGGCAGCAAGCGGCTGGCCTGCCGCGGCATGGTCGTCGGCGGCGCATGGCGCGAAGCGGTGCCGCTCCCGGACCTGTCCGGGCCGCCCGAGACCTGGTTCTGA
- the aroQ gene encoding type II 3-dehydroquinate dehydratase, producing MPLPVLVLNGPNLNMLGVRQPEVYGRQTLADIEADCRARAGALGLEIDFRQTNSEAELLGWVHASRGQASAVVINPAAFTHTSIALLDALLLLDVPVIEVHLSNVHRREAFRRHSYVSQAAQGVICGFGGQSYILAIDAVASILGIAPEN from the coding sequence ATGCCGCTGCCGGTATTGGTGCTCAACGGCCCGAACCTGAACATGCTGGGCGTCCGGCAGCCCGAGGTGTACGGGCGCCAGACCCTCGCCGACATCGAGGCCGACTGCCGCGCCCGGGCGGGAGCGCTGGGGCTGGAGATCGACTTCCGCCAGACCAACAGCGAGGCGGAACTGCTGGGTTGGGTGCACGCGTCGCGCGGGCAGGCGTCGGCCGTGGTCATCAATCCGGCGGCGTTTACCCACACCTCCATCGCGCTGCTCGATGCCCTGCTCCTGCTTGACGTTCCGGTGATCGAGGTTCATCTGTCCAATGTTCACCGTCGCGAGGCATTCCGGCGGCACTCCTATGTGTCACAGGCCGCGCAGGGGGTGATCTGCGGCTTCGGCGGGCAAAGCTACATACTCGCGATCGATGCGGTCGCTTCCATCCTCGGGATCGCGCCGGAGAATTGA
- the accB gene encoding acetyl-CoA carboxylase biotin carboxyl carrier protein yields MPAFDIDADMIRRLAGLIDETGLTEIEFDDGRKRIRVARTAVQTTTVMPQTAAAPAPAPVEQAAEPAAPALDRTHPGAVTSPMVGTAYLGPEPGSPSFVKVGDRIAKGDTLLIVEAMKVMNQIPAPRGGTVKQIVVANGSPVEFGELLMIVE; encoded by the coding sequence ATGCCAGCCTTCGACATCGACGCCGATATGATCCGGCGGCTCGCCGGACTGATCGACGAGACCGGCTTGACCGAAATCGAGTTCGACGACGGCCGCAAGCGCATCCGCGTGGCCCGGACCGCGGTGCAGACGACGACAGTGATGCCGCAAACGGCGGCGGCGCCGGCTCCCGCGCCGGTCGAGCAGGCGGCGGAGCCCGCCGCCCCGGCGCTGGACCGCACGCATCCGGGCGCCGTGACGTCGCCGATGGTCGGAACCGCCTATCTGGGGCCGGAGCCCGGCTCGCCCTCCTTCGTGAAGGTCGGCGACCGGATCGCGAAGGGCGACACGCTGCTCATCGTCGAAGCGATGAAGGTGATGAACCAGATACCGGCGCCGCGCGGCGGCACCGTCAAGCAGATCGTCGTCGCCAACGGCTCGCCCGTCGAGTTCGGCGAACTGCTGATGATCGTCGAGTGA
- the accC gene encoding acetyl-CoA carboxylase biotin carboxylase subunit: MFRKVLIANRGEIALRIQRACRDLGVATVAVHSTADTDSMHVRLADESVCIGPPASRDSYLNKAALLTAASIADVDAIHPGLGFLSENAGFAAMVEEHGFTFIGPTPEHIAMMGDKITAKRAAKEAGVPVVPGTDGPVQSDGEAIRLAHEIGFPVLIKAAGGGGGKGMQLAQRPEELERALSMAKREAQANFGNDAVYLERYLYRPRHIEVQILADNHGNVVHLGERDCSLQRRYQKVVEEAPSPALTPEQRASIGEIAANAVRRIGYRGVGTMEFLYTGGEFFFIEMNTRIQVEHPITEAITGIDLVREQIRVAAGEPLGYSQSDIRFSGHAIECRVNAEHARTFVPSPGRVTGYHPPGGIGVRIDSHLYDGCMVPPHYDSMVSKLIVHGRDRDMCRQRLQRALGEYVIAGIETNLDLHRRIVTAPDFAAGDYDIHWLERWMAEQD; this comes from the coding sequence GTGTTCCGCAAGGTCCTGATCGCCAACCGCGGAGAGATCGCGCTCCGCATCCAGCGCGCCTGCCGCGACCTCGGCGTCGCCACGGTGGCCGTCCACTCGACCGCCGATACGGATTCGATGCATGTCCGCCTCGCCGACGAGAGCGTCTGCATCGGCCCGCCCGCGTCGCGCGATAGCTATCTCAACAAGGCGGCTCTGCTCACCGCCGCCAGCATCGCCGACGTCGACGCGATCCATCCCGGCCTCGGCTTCCTGTCGGAAAATGCCGGGTTCGCGGCGATGGTCGAGGAGCACGGCTTCACCTTCATCGGGCCGACGCCCGAGCACATCGCGATGATGGGCGACAAGATCACCGCGAAGCGCGCGGCGAAGGAAGCCGGCGTGCCGGTGGTCCCGGGTACCGACGGCCCGGTGCAGAGCGACGGCGAGGCGATCCGCCTGGCGCACGAGATCGGCTTTCCCGTCCTGATCAAGGCGGCCGGCGGCGGCGGCGGCAAGGGCATGCAGCTCGCCCAGCGGCCCGAAGAGTTGGAACGCGCACTGTCGATGGCCAAGCGCGAGGCGCAGGCGAACTTCGGCAACGACGCGGTCTATCTCGAGCGCTATCTCTACCGGCCGCGGCACATCGAGGTGCAGATCCTCGCCGACAATCACGGCAACGTCGTCCATCTCGGCGAGCGCGACTGCTCGCTGCAGCGGCGCTACCAGAAGGTCGTGGAGGAGGCGCCGTCGCCAGCGCTGACCCCGGAGCAGCGCGCCTCGATCGGCGAGATCGCCGCGAACGCGGTCCGCCGCATCGGCTATCGCGGCGTCGGGACCATGGAATTCCTCTACACGGGCGGCGAGTTCTTCTTCATCGAGATGAACACCCGCATCCAGGTCGAGCATCCGATCACCGAGGCGATCACCGGCATCGACCTCGTGCGCGAACAGATCCGGGTCGCCGCCGGAGAGCCGCTGGGCTATTCGCAGTCGGACATCCGGTTTTCCGGCCACGCCATCGAGTGCCGCGTGAATGCCGAGCACGCCCGCACCTTCGTCCCCTCGCCGGGCCGCGTCACGGGCTATCATCCGCCCGGTGGCATCGGTGTCCGCATCGATTCCCACCTCTACGACGGCTGCATGGTGCCGCCCCACTACGACAGCATGGTCTCAAAGCTGATCGTCCACGGTCGCGACCGCGACATGTGCAGGCAGAGGTTGCAACGGGCGCTCGGCGAGTATGTGATAGCGGGGATCGAGACCAATCTGGACCTTCATCGCCGGATCGTGACAGCCCCGGATTTCGCCGCCGGAGACTACGACATCCATTGGCTCGAACGATGGATGGCGGAGCAGGATTGA